AAGCCGATCCAGGCCAGACTTCCATAATGCTCCTCTTTATGATTCGGCAACAGCAGGCCATGGGACCCACTGCTGCCGGTGCGAACTAATGCCTACCGTAACGGCTGGGTGTGACTATTACGTTTCCCGGCCCCAGGGTTACTAAGCGTGCTTACTTTACCCCAAACCTGGGGTAAGGAATCGGCGATTCCGCCAGCAGCGATCGGCCCGCCGAGGCAGGCGTCCGACGCCGCCCTCCCGGCCCGGCCATGCAGCGCCGCTCCCAGCGCGGCGATCACCGCCCATCGCCCCTCCACTTTTATGCCCAACTTCCGGAAGCGTCCGACGTCGGAATCGGCCTGGGCGAGCAGCGCACCAATGACGCCGGCCAGGACATCACCGCTGCCGGCGGTGGCGAGCCATGGGGTGCCGTCCGCCTGGGCGAACACGTCCCCGGCGGGCGCGGCCACCAGCGTCGTGGCCCCCTTGAGCAGGACGGTGGCGCCAGTCAATGCGGCTGCCCGGCGGACGGCGGCAAGGGTGCACGCTTCCACGGCCGCCCGGTCCTCGTCGCCGCCCAGCCTCTTCAGGAGCGCGGCGAGCTCGCCGGCGTGCGGGGTCAGGATCACGTGCGGGGCCAGGACATCGGGAAGGGCGGGCAGCGCACCGGCGTCCGCCACCACCGGCAGGCCCGACTCGACGGCGTCGCCGGCGCGCTGCAGCTGCTCGTGGTCACCGGGGCCCATTCCCGAACCCACCAGCCAGGCCTGCACCCGGTTCTCGGCTACGGTGCCGGTACTGCAGACGACCTCCGGGCAGGATTGCCGCACCAGATGCGCAACCTCGGGCGGCCCCAAGTAGCGGACCATTCCCACTCCTGCTGCCAAGGCTCCCCTGCAGGCGAGGACGGCGGCGCCCGGATAGTCGGCGGAGCCCGCCACCACACCAAGGACTCCCCGCGAATACTTGTGTGCCCGCCGCGAAGGGTGCGGGAGGAGGGCGGCGATGTCACCGTCGTCGAGCCGGCGCAGCTCCGGGGTTTCGAAGTTTTCCTCAATGCCGATGGGCACCACTTCCACCCGGCCGGCATAATCGGCGCCGGGATCGGCCAGCAGCCCGGTTTTGGCCGCTCCGAACGTGACGGTCAGGTCCGCGGAAAGTATTGGCAGGGACACCTCGCCGGTATCGGCGTCCACGCCGCTGGGCAGGTCGCACGCGACCACAATGCCCGCGTCCGTTTGCCGGGTCCAAGCGTCCGCAATGCCGGTGACCAGACTGGCGGCGCTCCCCCGCAGCCCGCCTTTCGCGCCCGTTCCCAGCACGGCATCAATGACGACGTCGGCGCGCGCCGTGTCTGCAGCCAGCTCGCCGGGTGCCGCGTCACTGAGGTGCCGGACGCGGCCGCCGGCCCGCTCGAAAGCAGCCAAAGCCTGGGGATGGGCGGAGTCCGCGGTGAGGATCGCCGTCGTACGCATGCCCCGGGCGGCAAGGAAGGCGGCGGCATAAAGGCCGTCCCCGCCGTTGTTGCCCTTGCCCGTGAGCACCATCAGGGAAGAGCCGTAGATGCGAAGGCTGCGGGCCTTCAGCTCCCGGATGACCGCGACGGCCAGTCCGTGTGCGGCGCGCTGCATGAGGACATCGCCGAGTCCGGCAGCGAGGAG
This genomic interval from Arthrobacter sp. SLBN-100 contains the following:
- a CDS encoding NAD(P)H-hydrate dehydratase; this encodes MINAYTGTQVRHAEEPLLAAGLGDVLMQRAAHGLAVAVIRELKARSLRIYGSSLMVLTGKGNNGGDGLYAAAFLAARGMRTTAILTADSAHPQALAAFERAGGRVRHLSDAAPGELAADTARADVVIDAVLGTGAKGGLRGSAASLVTGIADAWTRQTDAGIVVACDLPSGVDADTGEVSLPILSADLTVTFGAAKTGLLADPGADYAGRVEVVPIGIEENFETPELRRLDDGDIAALLPHPSRRAHKYSRGVLGVVAGSADYPGAAVLACRGALAAGVGMVRYLGPPEVAHLVRQSCPEVVCSTGTVAENRVQAWLVGSGMGPGDHEQLQRAGDAVESGLPVVADAGALPALPDVLAPHVILTPHAGELAALLKRLGGDEDRAAVEACTLAAVRRAAALTGATVLLKGATTLVAAPAGDVFAQADGTPWLATAGSGDVLAGVIGALLAQADSDVGRFRKLGIKVEGRWAVIAALGAALHGRAGRAASDACLGGPIAAGGIADSLPQVWGKVSTLSNPGAGKRNSHTQPLR